TCGGAACCCGGGAGAGGGCGCCGGCGGAAACGCGGGCCACGGTGTCGGAGAGGGGGGCGGAGCCGCGCTCATGGACGACGACCCCGGCTCCGGCGGCCTCCGCGACCCGGAGGATCGCTCCGACGTTGTGGGGATCCTGCACCTCGTCGAGGACGAAGAGGAACCTCCCGCCGCGTTCGCCGGCGAAAGCGTCGCCGACGGGCGCGACCGCGACCTCCGCGAGGCGGGCGACCACTCCCTGATGATGCCGCGCGAGTCGATCGAGGCCTTCCGCCTTCCCGTACCGGACCGCGACGCCGGATTCCCGGCAGAGCCTTTTCAGCTCGCCGCTCCTCCGGTCCCGCCGCGCCTCGTCGAAGAGGACCCATTCGACGCGGCGCGGCTCGGCGCGCACCGCCTCTTCGACGGCGTGGAACCCGGCGAGCATCATCGGCCGGCGCGGGAAGCCGGGCCCGGGAGGCTCCCGACCCGGGAAACCCGGGGCCTTGCCGCGACGAGTCCGGAAGCCGCCCCTTCGCGTCGCCCGGGACGGCCGGGAAGAACCGCGGATCGGCCGTTCGAGGCTCGCCGCCGGAAAGTCACGCCGATTCCAGAAGCACGACGACCATCGCCGCGAGCCCTTCGCCGCGGCCGGGGAAACCCATTCCGTTCGTCGAGGTGCCCCGCACGGAAACTCTTTCCCGCGGGACGCCCAGGATCTCCGCGAGCCGGCGCTCGAGCGCGTCGCGCCGCGGCGCGATCTTCGGGGCCTCCCCCACGACCGTGGCGTCGAGATTCCCGAGGACGAGTCCCTTCGAGCGAGCGACGGCCGCCGCGCCGGCGAGCATCTCCGCGCTGTCCCGGCCGCGATTCGCCGGATCGCGGTCCGAAAAGTGCTCTCCCAGGCTCCCGCTCCCGGACGCGCCGAGGATCGCGTCTGCGGCCGCATGGAGGAGCACGTCGCCGTCGGAATGCCCCCCGAGACCCCGCTCCTCCGCCCAGTCCAGCCCCCCGAGGCGGAGCGGCCGGTCGGCCGCGAACGGGTGCGCGTCGAATCCGAGCCCGACGCGGGTCACCCGCGCACCATCGCCTCGGCGATCGCGAGGTCCTCGGGGAAGGTGATCTTGAACGCGCGGCGGGAGACGGGCACGGCGGCGACCCGGATTCCGACCGCCTCGCACCGCGCCGCCTCGTCGGTCGCCGGCGGCGCCTCGAGGGCGCGACGCAGGACGTCGCCGCGGAAGACCTGCGGCGTCGCCGCGGCCGCGATCTCCCGCCGGTCCAGGGTCCCGGAGATCCATTCCCCGTCCCAGCGTTTGAGCGTGTCGGCGACGGTCATCACCGCGATCGCCGCGCCGCTCTCCTCGGCCGCGGCGATGACGAGCCGGACTTCGTCGGGAGTGACGAACGGGCGCGCGGCGTCGTGCACGACGACGTAGTCGCGGGGCCCGGGATCGAGCGCCGCGATTCCGATGGCGACCGATTCCGCGCGCGTCGACCCTCCGGCTCGCACGGGAAACCGGCGTCCCACCGCCGCCGCGATCGAATCTTCGTGGCCGGCCGGCGCCATGACGATGCCGCTCTGAAAAGGGATCCCCTCGAACGCGCTCAGGGCGAGGGAGACGAGGGGCCGTCCGCCGACCGGGACGAGCGCTTTCGGGAGCATGGTCCCGAGCCGCTGTCCTCCGCCGGCGGCGGGAATCAGCAGATGGAGGCTCACACCTTGAGGATCTCTTCCTCTTTGGCCTTCAGGACCGAGTCGACCTCGGCGATCCGCTTGTCGGTGAGCTTCTGCGTCTCCTCGAGGCCGCGCCGCTCGTCGTCCTCCGAGATCTTCTTGTCCTTCATCATTTTCTTCAGCGCGTCGTTGGCCTCGTGGCGGAACCTCCGGATCTCGACCCTCACTTCCTCCGCCATGTGATGGGCGCGCTTGACGAGATCCTTCCGGCGCTCTTCCGTCGGCTGCGGGACGGGGACCCGGACGATCTTCCCGTCCGACACCGGGTTCAAACCGAGGTCGGCCTTCCGGATGGCCTTGTCGATTTCGGCGCACATCTTCGGATCCCAGGGCTGCGCGACGATGAGGTTCGACTCGGGCACGGTGAGGCTGCAGACCTGCTTGAGCGGCACCTCGGTGCCGTACGAGTTGACCATGACGCCGTCGAGGAGCGCCGCCGACGCCCGCCCGGTGCGGAGCGTCCCGTACTGGTGCTTCAGCGCCTCGATCGCCGTGACCATCTTCTTTTCCGCGGACGCGATCTCGTTTCTCACGATACGTCTCCCGCCGCCGCCGGGACCTCGTCGACGACGAGCGACCCGATGTCGGCCCCTTCCACGACGCGCCGGATGTTTCCGGGGACGAGGAGGTTGAACACTTTGATCGGCAACCGGTTGTCGCGACAGAGCGCGACGGCCGCCGCATCCATCACACCGAGGTTCTCCTCGAGCGCCTGCCGGTACGTCAGGAACGGAAGGAGCCGCGCCGCGCGATCGACCTTCGGGTCGGCGGTGAAGACGCCGTCCACTTTCGTCGCCTTGAGCAGCACGTCGGCCTTGATCTCGTTGGCGCGGAGCGCCGCCGCGGAGTCGGTCGTGAAGTAGGGATTCCCGGTCCCGCCGACGAAGAGGATGACGCGGCCCTTCTCGAGGTGCCGGAGCGCCCGCCGGCGGATGAACGGCTCGGAGATCTGGCGCATCTCGATCGCCGAGATCAGGCGGGTGTTGACGTCGCGCTTCTCGAGCGCGTCCTGCATCGCGAGGCCGTTGATGACGGTCGCGAGCATCCCCATGTGGTCGCCGGTCACCCGATCGATCCCGGAAGCGGCCGCCGTCACCCCGCGGATGATGTTCCCCCCGCCGAGGACGACGGCGACGTCGACCCCCTTCCGGTGGACGTCGGCGATCTCGTCGGCGATCCGGCTGATGCGGTCGGGGTCGATCCCGAACGGGCGGTCCCCCATCAGCGCTTCGCCCGAAACCTTGAGAAGGATTCGTTTGTAGCGGGGAGGAGCGCTCACGGCCCCGGATTGTAAGTCACGAGTCCCGGGTCCGCGAGCCGAAAGTCGGGCCCCGGGTTCCGGCCCGACATGCGACCCGCGACGCGAGACACGCG
The Thermoanaerobaculia bacterium genome window above contains:
- the rlmB gene encoding 23S rRNA (guanosine(2251)-2'-O)-methyltransferase RlmB; protein product: MMLAGFHAVEEAVRAEPRRVEWVLFDEARRDRRSGELKRLCRESGVAVRYGKAEGLDRLARHHQGVVARLAEVAVAPVGDAFAGERGGRFLFVLDEVQDPHNVGAILRVAEAAGAGVVVHERGSAPLSDTVARVSAGALSRVPIFRAGNLRRFLDEGRKAGFFAVGLDERGEDLYGVDLSGDLILVFGSEGKGLRRLVVEGCDVLARLPMAGKIASLNVSTAASAAAFEAVRQRRAGGRT
- the ispF gene encoding 2-C-methyl-D-erythritol 2,4-cyclodiphosphate synthase, whose translation is MTRVGLGFDAHPFAADRPLRLGGLDWAEERGLGGHSDGDVLLHAAADAILGASGSGSLGEHFSDRDPANRGRDSAEMLAGAAAVARSKGLVLGNLDATVVGEAPKIAPRRDALERRLAEILGVPRERVSVRGTSTNGMGFPGRGEGLAAMVVVLLESA
- a CDS encoding 2-C-methyl-D-erythritol 4-phosphate cytidylyltransferase, producing MSLHLLIPAAGGGQRLGTMLPKALVPVGGRPLVSLALSAFEGIPFQSGIVMAPAGHEDSIAAAVGRRFPVRAGGSTRAESVAIGIAALDPGPRDYVVVHDAARPFVTPDEVRLVIAAAEESGAAIAVMTVADTLKRWDGEWISGTLDRREIAAAATPQVFRGDVLRRALEAPPATDEAARCEAVGIRVAAVPVSRRAFKITFPEDLAIAEAMVRG
- the frr gene encoding ribosome recycling factor, which produces MVTAIEALKHQYGTLRTGRASAALLDGVMVNSYGTEVPLKQVCSLTVPESNLIVAQPWDPKMCAEIDKAIRKADLGLNPVSDGKIVRVPVPQPTEERRKDLVKRAHHMAEEVRVEIRRFRHEANDALKKMMKDKKISEDDERRGLEETQKLTDKRIAEVDSVLKAKEEEILKV
- the pyrH gene encoding UMP kinase, with the protein product MSAPPRYKRILLKVSGEALMGDRPFGIDPDRISRIADEIADVHRKGVDVAVVLGGGNIIRGVTAAASGIDRVTGDHMGMLATVINGLAMQDALEKRDVNTRLISAIEMRQISEPFIRRRALRHLEKGRVILFVGGTGNPYFTTDSAAALRANEIKADVLLKATKVDGVFTADPKVDRAARLLPFLTYRQALEENLGVMDAAAVALCRDNRLPIKVFNLLVPGNIRRVVEGADIGSLVVDEVPAAAGDVS